The Triticum urartu cultivar G1812 chromosome 6, Tu2.1, whole genome shotgun sequence genome includes the window CTCATCCAAATGAGGCGTTCAATTTTAAATTTAGTTCATGATTTGGACCGGTCAATGATTTCTCAAATCAATCGGTAACAACATGTTTATAAAAATATATTAGTTTGGCGGACGCTCTTTGTAGCACCAATATGACTTTGGATTGAGTTCCCAATTTTATCTTGGTCAACAATTTCTCAAGAAGCTCCCTCATTCAagtgaggtgttcaattttgaaTATGAATTATGATTTTGATTGGTCAATGATTTCTCAAATCAATTCATAACCAGCTTATGAAAATAAATCAGTCTCGCATCAACATGCGACACTGcatcatcactacaaaaaactTTCCTGCATATGTGTGGGTTAATTTGCAAATAACACATAATTATACATCAGAAAGAGACCATCAAAATACTTCATTATAAACAAAAAACACTTCGGTTGTCAAAAAAAAACACTTCATCATCTCCACACACCAAACCAAAGAATTTTATTTATGAATTCTACAAGAAACTTTCCTGCATATGTGTGTATTAGTTTACAAATAACACATAATTATACCTCGGTAAGAGACTATCAAATACTTCATTATAAACAAAAAACACTTCATCATCTCCACACACCAAACTTCTTTATGAATTCTCAACAACACCAACCGTGCAGCGAAGCGCGCCCAACCATCCTTGTAGTTTACACCAAACCCAATCAATGCTGATATGATTCTTGAGCCCCAGTGTGGGCCAAGAACAGAGTCCAGTGAATCAATATTATTTTCGCAGTTCAGATCTCATGAAACCACTTTTGCTTAAGTTGGGCTTACACCAATTGGACAAAACCATGATCCAAAACCTTGGATAGTATCTCAATTAGTACTGCTTAAAATAATGACAATTTGGGGAGAACAGAGCAATAGAATTACACATCGCTCTTTATTATCTTTCCAAGACTCAGGAAGAAAGAGCATTATGAGGGAACTACACAACAAAGAATATGATAAGTGAAAGTGACAGAGCGACTAACAGAGCAAACTGCACATCGCTCAGCAGTTTCAGCGACTCAAAATGGAAAGGATAAATATATGAAATGACAATAAGAAACTTAGCACTGACTACCATACAACAAGACCAGTGTAGAGCGTCGCTTCAATGTCTAATGCTTCTTCTCACTTCCCAGGAGCAACATGATCCCGTCTTGACGAACTTGAGAGGCGGCAGACCAAGAGAACGCCATGCTCTTAGGCAGATGCCTTGTCGAACTTGAGGGGCTTCACCACCTCCCAGGTGAAGTCGGCATCATCGCGGCCAAAGTGACCGTAAGCAGCGGTCTTGATGAACCTGTTTCCACCTTTCTTCAAGTCCAGGTTGATGCTGATCATCCCGGGCCTGAAGTCAAAGTTCTCCTTCACGAGCTTGAGGATCTCCCTGTCGGGGATCTTGCCGGTGCCGTAGGAGTCGACGAACACAGACAAAGGCTCAGGCACACCGATGGCGTATGAGATCTGCACAATGCAGCGGCGTGCGAGGCCGCTGGCGATGATGCTCTTGGCGGCCTGCCTGGCAATGTAGGCGCCACTGCGGTCGACCTTGGTTGGGTCCTTGCCAGAGAAGGCACCGCCGCCGTGGGCTCCCCAGCCACCATAGGTGTCGATGATGATCTTGCGGCCGGTGAGACCGGCGTCACCGTGAGGGCCGCCGATGACGAAGCGGCCAGACGGGTTCAGGTGGAAGATGGTGTTCTCATCGAGGTACTTCGCGGGGATCACCGGCTTGATGACATGCTCCTTGAGGTCCGCGGCAATCTCGTCGTTGGTGACGGTCTCGTCGTGCTGGGTGGAGATGAGGACGGTGTGCACACGAACAGGTACCATGGCACCATCCTCGTTTAGGTACTCGACAGTGACCTGGGTCTTTCCGTCAGGCCTAACCCAGGCGCAGGTGCCATTCTTGCGGACCTCGGTGAGGCGAGCTCCGAGCTTGGTGGCAAGCACGTGGCTGAGGGGCATCAGCTCAGGGGTCTCGTCGGTGGCATAGCCGAACATGATGCCCTGGTCACCGGCGCCGACCTCTTCGGGACGCTTGGTGAAGTGTCCGTGAACACCCTGGGCAATGTCAGGGGACTGCTGCTCGATGTTGACGAGCACCTTGCAACGGTCGGCGTCGAGACCAACATCATCAGAGATGAAGCCGATGTTGCGGCAGGTGTCGCGCACGATCTTCTCATAGTCGACGGTGGCCTTAGTGGTGATCTCGCCCAAGACCATGACCATGTTGGTCTTGGTGACAGTCTCGCAGGCAACCTTGCTGTCGGCATCCTGCGCCAAGCAGGCATCCAAGACGGCGTCGGAGACCTGGTCACAGAGCTTGTCGGGATGGCCCTCATTCACAGACTCGGACGTGAAGAGGAACGTCTCGGCCGCCATTCCTTTAGTGCTAGCGGTGCCCTGCAAATAGAAGAAATTCCGACAATTAGAATGAAACTCCAACGAGAAATTACCCCGTGTATTTTTCCATTAGTCAGAAAAGGCGACTAAAATCACGGTACTGTCCCAAGTACAGAGAATATAGACGCTCTGATGACCAATATACAGCAGCACACGCCTCACAGCCTGGAAATAAGCCAGAGCAGCAAAAAGCACCCCAAAACAAGAAAAATAACAAATATGTCCCGGAGGGGGTTGATTGGTCAACCATCCTGCATCTGCCGCCGTCTAAGCCGCCATCGGAGGAAGGAGCGGCGAGAGCTTCGGGCCGAAGACCCGCCGCCCGAGGCGGGACACATCTCACTGTGGCACATCGTCTGGGGGCCACCCCCTGCCCAACGAGCCTCAGATCCGAAGTCCCCGGTCGACCACGTCGAGGAGAAACACCGGAGCCGCCTGCCGACGACTAATCAACCCTGCGCCAGAACAGAAGCCGCCACCGCCGTCTCCATCAGAAGCAGCACCAGCCGGCGACTCCCCGTACACATCCACCCGGCCACACAGGAACCCAAGAGCCAACAGCCGCCGTGAGGACCACGCAGCCGGAGGAACAAAAATCCATAGCGAAGTCGAGTACGCCCGGATCCGGATACACCAAGCTCGCCGCTCCGACGAGGAGCCGCGGCACACTTGTTGGACGTAGCGCCGCCGGCTTGACAGCGCGACCCACACACCTACTCCTACTCTCTACACACTGGCGCAGAGGACCCGGGGTTCCTCCCCCCTCCCACCGTCGCCGGAGCGACAAGCGGGGGAGAGATgatccggggcctcgccgtcggcGAACGAGGAAGACGGGGTCACCCCCTTTCGCCTCTCTTGGGGACTGTCGCCGACGACAGACTAATATTCTCCATGTTCAGGACGTGCTACTGCCAACTCATAACGAACTAGCCATGTTCTTCGCATCACGAGAAATCTAGTACTAGTAATTACGCCACCCACGTATGATGAAGAAAAACGATGAATTAAACATGGAAGATCGAAACATGAACAGGGCGTGGGGCAGGGAGGCCAACCTTGCGCTGCTTCTACTGCTCGATCGGGAGGCCGAGGAACCGAAGGAGGGAGGGAAGAGGCGGAATGTATGCACGGCGTTGTACCAAGATCCCGGCTGCGCCTTATATAGCGGCGGAGGCCGGTGCGAGGTCGTGCGTGTGGCTGGTGGGAGCGTCGGACTGCACAACCTGTGCTGTGGTCGTTGGTGAAGCACTTCACCTCACCAACCCCATTATTTGGCGGTGGGTCAGATCACCTACCACCCGGTTTATTTTCTTTCCACTTGACtaagtttttttctttttttttctttgaggGGTCTCCACTTGCCGAAGTGAGCTGCGTAATAATCTCCACTTGCTTAAGTGAGCTGCATAATAATCTACACACCATGCGGTAGGCGTGGTGGTCAATTTCACGTTGCTTTGACGGAGGCATGGATAGCGCAGCCCATGGAATACGATCGGATAGTGCGTTTGGTTGCAGCGGTGGGCAGAGCCGC containing:
- the LOC125514022 gene encoding S-adenosylmethionine synthase 3 — translated: MAAETFLFTSESVNEGHPDKLCDQVSDAVLDACLAQDADSKVACETVTKTNMVMVLGEITTKATVDYEKIVRDTCRNIGFISDDVGLDADRCKVLVNIEQQSPDIAQGVHGHFTKRPEEVGAGDQGIMFGYATDETPELMPLSHVLATKLGARLTEVRKNGTCAWVRPDGKTQVTVEYLNEDGAMVPVRVHTVLISTQHDETVTNDEIAADLKEHVIKPVIPAKYLDENTIFHLNPSGRFVIGGPHGDAGLTGRKIIIDTYGGWGAHGGGAFSGKDPTKVDRSGAYIARQAAKSIIASGLARRCIVQISYAIGVPEPLSVFVDSYGTGKIPDREILKLVKENFDFRPGMISINLDLKKGGNRFIKTAAYGHFGRDDADFTWEVVKPLKFDKASA